The DNA sequence AATAATATTTTTACTAGTGAAGGTGGACATCATCAACAAGGATTCCTTTTCGCTTTAGAAAAGACTATTAATAATTACGCATTACGTAACAAATTAATAAAAAATGAAAATGAAAGATTCAATAAAGATGACTTAACACAGGGTCTTTCAGCTGTAATTTCAATTAGACACTCAAATCCTCAATTTGAAGGACAAACTAAAGCTAAACTTGGTTCTAAAGATGCTAGAATCGCTACAAATAAAGTGGTAAGTGAATATTTAGAAAGAGTTCTCAATGAGGATCCTGTAATTGCTCAAGCTATTATAAATATGGCTAAAGCAGCCAGAAAGAACAGATTAGACACTGCAGCCTTTGCTGAAAGTAATAAACGTAAAACTGCATTTGATAATGCTGGTTTACCAGGTAAATTAGCTGATTGTTCTTCAAAAAACGCTGAAATTAGCGAACTTTTCATTGTTGAGGGTAATTCTGCTGGTGGTTCGGCTAAAATGGGTCGTGACCGTAAAACTCAAGCTATTTTACCACTTAGAGGTAAAATTCTTAACGTTGAAAAAGCACGTGCTCATGAAATTTTTAAAAACGAAGAAATTCTTAACTTAATTCAAGCTATCGGAACTGGTGTTGGTGAAAATTACAACATAAATAAATTAAGATATCACAAAATTGTTATCATGACTGACGCCGACGTTGATGGCGCACACATTAGAACACTTCTTTTAACTTTCTTCTTCAATTACTTCCGTGAATTGATCGAATATGGATTTATTTATATTGCTCAACCTCCACTTTACAAAATTCAACAAAATAAAACTGTTGAATATGCTTATAATGATGAACAAAAAGATGCCATTTTAGCTAAATTAAATCCTAACCAAAAAATCAATATTCAACGTTACAAAGGTCTTGGAGAAATGGACCCTGAACAACTTTGAGATACAACAATGAACCCTGAAACAAGAAATATGTTACAAGTTCAAATTAATGATGTTATTGAAACTAAAAAATACTTCAACACTCTTATGGGTGAAGAAGTTGAACCTAGACGTGAATTTATTAAAGAAAATGCGCGTTTTGTGAAAAATCTTGATATCTAATGAATTTCTGATTAGTTAACTAATCAGATTTTTATTTAATTCATATAAAAAAGTTGATTAATCACAACTAAAATTCTTTTATTTTTTCAATATCCTTATATAATACATTTATATATTAAGATAGCTTATCTTATATTAAATATTTTTTTATTTTCAATAATCAAAATACATGGAGAAAAGATGAACCCAACAAGAATCATACCCTTAGGTGGAGTTCAGGAAATTGGTAAAGCCACCCTATTAATTGAACAAGATGATCACATCTTTTTAATTGATGCTGGAATTAAATTTGCTGATACTTTCACAACAGGAATTAAAGGAATTATTCCTAATTATTCATACTTAAATTTACCTAATAAAAAAGTCGAAGCTTTATTTATAACACATGGACATGAAGACCATATCGGTGGTGTTATTTATTTAGTTAAACAAACTAAACTCAAGAAAATTTTTGCACCTAAAATTGCTATTAGTTACTTAAAACTTAAATTTGAAGAACATAAAATAACACGCAAAATCGAATTCTTTGAAATTGACAAAAATGACACTTATAAATTCCCAAAAGGAGTTGTAGTAGATTTTTGAACTGCACAACACTCAATTCCTGATGCTTTCGGTGTAAGAATTACAACTCCACATGGAAAAATTATGTGTACAGGAGATTTTAGATTTGACTATACGCCTATTGGAAACTACACCGACTTTGCTCGTTTAGATGAAATTGGAAAACAAGGTTTGACTGCTTTACTTAGTGACTCAACTAATGCAATGCGCCCTTTTCACTCACCTAGCGAAAAAGATATTTTAGTTGATATCAAAAAGCATATGGAAAATGCAAAACGCAAAATCATTATTACAGCTTTTGCATCAAATTTAACTAGAGTTAAGGTTATTATTGAACTAGCCGCTCAGTTAGATAAAAAAATTGTTACTTTTGGTCGTTCTATGATTCAAGGAATTAAAATTGGACGTAAATTAGGTTATATCGATGTTCCGTCTGATATTTTTATTGATAAAAAACAACTTTCATCGATTGATGATTCTAAACTCGTTGTTTTAACTACTGGTTCACAAGGTGAGCAACTTGCAGCTCTTTCAAGGATGTCATATGGTAAACATCCATCAATAAAAATTTCCAAAGGTGATACAGTAATTTTCTCAAGTAGTCCAATCCCCGGAAACAGAATGGTGATTGAATTACTTATAAATAGACTTTATAAATTAGGTGCTACAATAAAAGAAAATGGTACCGATGGATATCTTCACACTTCTGGACACGCTTATCGTCATGAACATGATAAAATTTTTCAATTAACAAAACCTAAATATTTCATTCCATATCATGGTGAATATAGAATGTCAATAGTACATGGTCAAAGTGGTGTTGAAAATGGTGTGGATCCTAATAACATTATTATTCCTGAAGCTGGAAGAGTTTACGAAATGAAGGATGAAGTTATTACTCCTACAAACGAAATGATTGATTATGGACCAATTTATATTGATGGTACATCCATTTTAAATACTAATGCAGCATTAATTAAAGAACGTGCAAAATTAGGAACTTCAGGATTTGTTTCAACTATTTTAACAATCAATAAGAAAACAAATTCAATCATCGGAAAACCACAAATCATAAGCCGTGGAGCATTCTTTGTTAAAAATTCAACAAAACTAATTGAAGAAACTAAAAGAATTGTTCATGGTTCAATATTGCACTGTATAAGAAATAATTCAAATTGAACAATCCCTGAATTAAAACAACTTATCATTGATCGTCTCTCAACTTTATATCACAAAGAAAGAAGACGTGTTCCGTTAATTATTCCTATCTTTAACATAATCGACACAGATGAAGCAAAAGATAAGAATAACAAAAACAAAAAAGATAAGAAACTAAAAGTTACTTTTGAATCTGATCAAAAGACCAATACACAACAACAAAAACGTTCAGGGGTTGCCCAAGCCGAAAAAATTGTTGAAGAACTTAGAAAAGGCATCAATAAAAAAGTTAAAGAGACCGAAGAACATATGTATAACGAAATGTCAGAAGACGAGGAATTATAGTTATGACTTTAGTAGATAAAAGAATCAAAAAAGTTTTATATTCTCAAGTAGAAATTGAACAAAAAATTGTTGAACTTGCTGACTGAGTTAATGAAGAATTTAAGGATAGCAAAAATCTAATAATTGTTTGTCTATTAAAAGGTGCCATGCCTTTTATGGCTCAATTAATTAAAAGTGTTAGCGTTGATCACTCAATCGATTTTATGATCACTTCAAGCTATGCAGGTTCACATGCAAGTAGCGGAAGTGTTAAAATTATTATGGATTTAGCTAATGACATTGAAAATAAGGACGTTTTAGTTGTTGAAGACATCATTGATTCAGGTATAACCCTTGATAAAATTAAAGATATTTTACAAACTAGAAAGCCAAATAAATTAAAAATATTGACATTTCTTGACAAACCTTATAATCGTAAGGTTCAATTGAATGCTGATAAATTCGGTTTTCTTGTACCAAATGAATTTTTAGTTGGTTTTGGATTAGACTACAAGGAAAAGATGCGTAATCTTCCTTATATTGGAATTTTTGATGAAAAATTTTTAGAAAAATAAAAAGTTAAGTTTAATCACTTAACTTTTTTCATATTGACTTATTTAACAACGTGTTCTGTAATTGAATGATTTTCAACAACAAGGTATTTGTCACCTGGTTGTGGTTCATATGGTTCTAAAGCTTCGATAGCACTTGCATGGTTGTTTTTGATTTCATTGAATAAACGTAATGAGTCTACTGATGTGAACACACTTGATGTAGCTCCAAAAGCGTTAATCATTTTTTCATCGTTTACAATACCAATAATTGCTGTGTTTGGACGGAATTTAGCAACTTCTTTAAGTAATTGTCCTGTTCTTGAAAGAACAATAGCGTATTTGTAATCTCCACGACGTACTCTATTAGCAACTTCATAAGCAATTAATGAACGTGGGTTTTCTGGATCTGAGTTTTTACGTACTTCTTCAAGTTGAACATCATAGTAATTTTTTGAGTAGAATTCTTTTTCAGCTCTTCTGTTGATTGCTGACATAACTTTAACAGCTTCAAGTGGGAATTTACCGTTTGCAGATTCACCTGAAAGCATTGTTGAGTCTGCTCCTAATTCTGTAGCAAGGTAAACGTCTGTAACTTCAGCACGTGTTGGATGTGGATTGTTTTCCATTGAGTCTAACATTTGTGTAGCAACAATAACTGGTTTTCCAGCTTCTCTACATTTTCTGATCATAACTTTTTGGAAGTATGGAACATCATAGTAAGGAATTTCTAATCCTAAATCTCCACGAGCAACCATAATACCATCTGATTCAGCAATAATTTCGTCGATATTTGTAACTCCTAAGTGAGACTCGATTTTAGAAATAATTTGTACGTGTTCTCCACCATTAGCATTTAATAATTCACGTAATTCTCTAACGTTTTTAGCTGAGTTAACGAATGAAGCAGCAACATAGTTAATTCCACTTTTAATTCCAAAGATAACGTCATCAATATCTTTTTGAGCTAAGAATGGAAGTGTAAAGTCAACACCTGGAAGGTTAATACGTTTGTTTGTTTTTAATTTGTGTGAGTTTTCAGCTTTAGCTTTAACATAACCTTTACCAACTTCTGTAACTACTGTAGATAATTTACCATCATCTAATAAAACTTGGTTACCAACAATTAAGTCAGCTGACATATCGTAAGCAACTGTAATTTCAGTGTCTGTTCCTTCAAAGTTTTTGTATTTATCTTCTGTAGTTCAAATAAGTAATTCTGTACCTGCTTTAATTTGTTGAACACCATCTTTCATTTTTCCAACACGAATTTCTGGTCCTTTTGTGTCTAACATTAATGAAACAGGAATTCTTAAGTCTTTTGAAATTTGTTGTCCAAGAACAAATTTATTTAATTGTTCTGAGTGATCTCCATGACTGAAGTTAGCTCTAACTGTTGTAACTCCGTTTTCAATTAAAGAACGTAATGTATCGTAATTGTCACTAGATGGACCGATTGTAGCAACTAATTTACTTCTTTTGTTAATTAAGTTCATTTTCTCTCCTATATTTTTCAATTTCTAAGTATTATTGTTTTAAATCATTTATATTTTAACACATTAAAAATTTATTCACTATTTATAAGGTTTTTTTACTGAAATATTTTCTTATTTTTATTTGCTTAATTTTTTAGTATTTTTCAAGCAGAAAATAAAAGCCAGGAATTATTCCTGACTATTGTCATTTTCCTCGCTATTAGTATTATTTTCATCAGAGTTAGATTCTGTTTTAAAAGATTCTAATGAAAATCCTTTTTTATCATTTGTATTTGAAGGAGTGATAAATTTTGAAGTAAAGTCAAATTCAATCAAACTATTTTCTTTATTAAATAAAGTTCTATGTGGAATTAGTTTATATTGAATTTCTAAACAATTTGTTTCAACATTTCTCACAGGAGGATAAAATTGAATATCAAATTTTTCAAGTAATTTCTCTAATTTTGCTTGATTTTCCTTATGTTTTTCATCGCTAGTACCTGGAGTTTTTACTACATCAATTTTTAAATTATTATAGTTCATTGTTTGTTCATCATATCCTTTAGAAATCTCATCAATAGTTAGACCATAAATATGTGAACCATCTTTTTGAGTGACAGTTAACAAATCATAGATTTCATTAGCATAAAGAAAGTCTAAGTAAAACATTTCAACTTGTATATTATTCGCAACATTAACTTTTTCATTGATTTTTGACAATTCTTCTTCATTAGCTTCGTACACCTTTGAATAAACTGGTATATTTAATGAAACTAAATCAGGATCATTTTCATTAACGTTTAATTGTAATCTAACACTTGAATAATCAACGTTTGTAGAATTTGTGTATTTAACAGCATCTAAAAGTAGGCTATTTAATGTTTGAGCTTTTTCACTTTTATAACTATCAGAAATTGTTTGTTTGAATTTTTCAACTGTTTCATAACTTTTGATGTAGTCTTTGATTTTTATTTTACTTATTGAACCTGAATGTGGGTAAAATTTATAATAATTAGAATTTTCTTCTTTTTCAAGTTTTTTAAATCCACTTACTTTATATAAATGTTCAAATCTTCTGATTTTACTTGATTCAAGTTTCTTATCATTGTAAAGCTTTTGATCTTCCTTATCAACAAGAATAATTTTTAGGAATAATTCACCAGTAAAGTCATTAGCATAGCTATAAAAAGTCACATTATAATCTAAATATAATTCATTAATATTTCTAAGTTTTTTAGTTATCAGTGAAAAATTTTTGTCAGTAAAGTCATTAGTATCTTTTAACTTAAATTGATTTTCTCAATAATTTTTGTATTTTAGCTCATAAAATGCTGAAACATCATTCTTAAATAACCTTGGATATGAATCTGAAAAATCACTAGCATATTTTGTTTTTAATATCTCATCTTTAACATTAAGTTCTAATTCAGCTAAATTAAAAGATAATCCAGTTCTTTTAATTGGAACAATATTTTGATTTTCTGTGTTATTTTTATTATTTACAGCTTTAGCTGATAATAAAGCAACTGAAGTTCCAACTGAAACTACTAAAGAAGCACCAAGAATGATATTTTTTAGTTTTGTTTTCATATTATTCTCCTTTAAAAATATATTCTATTTTGTCTTTTAATTTATCTATATTAGTTTTTTTGAGCGTTGAAACAAGTACGTAATCAAACTCAAATCATTCACTTTCAATTTCTTTTATTAGTCTTAAAAGTTTAGATTTTTCGCTTTGGTTTAACTTGTCTAGTTTAGTAAAAACAAATGTAATTGGTTTTTGTAAAGCCTTAATATAACTAATTACTTGTGAATCAAGTTCGGTTATGCCTCTGCGAGAATCTAATAGCAAGAAAATATGTCTTAAATTTGTTGAATTTTCAAGATATTCTTGAATCATTAAATTCATTTTATCATTTTCTCTAGTACTCATTTTTGCATAACCATAACCAGGTAAATCCACGATAACCTTGTTTTCATCAGCAAAATAGTTTAATAACTGAGTTCTACCTGGAGTTTTACTAACTCTAGCTAAATTAGAAATATTTGTAATACTATTAATTAAACTGCTTTTCCCAACATTTGAACGCCCTCAAAAGCATATTTCAACACCAGAATGCACTAATCAATTTGATTTATTTGAACTGCTTTTAATAAATTTAAACATTTTTAAGTTTCTCCTTATGTCTTTCAAGTGTTGAACTGTAATTTATATCTTCATAATTAGGCATAATTAAAATTGTTTCAAGTTCGTTGTTTAATGTTTTATTCCCGGCAGCAAGTTCTAGTTCATAATTAAAATCAGTATTATTTCTTGCGCTTCTGATAATGAAATTTACTTTTAACTCTCTAGCTATATCTGCAATAAATCCACTTTTATTAATTAAAACTTCAACATTATCTAAATCTTTAACTTTTTCTTTTACGTCATTAAATCTTTTATCTATGTTTGATTGATTATCTTTATCAGGATTTATTGAAACTATTATAAAAATAGCATCAAAAATTTTTAATGCTTTTTTTAATATTTCCATGTGTCCTTTGTGTCAAGGATCAAAGGAACCTGGATAAATAGCGTACTTTTTATTCATATAATTTAACTGCATCACGAGCAATAACTAATTCTTCATTAGTTCTAATTACATAAACAGGAATTTCAGAATCCGGAGTTGAAATTAACTCAAATTCAGAAATATTTCCGTTGTTTTTAGCTGAATCTAACTTAATGTGTCTAAAATTAATTTTATCAATAACTTCTTGTCTGAATTTCGGACTATTTTCACCAACTCCTGCTGTAAAAACTAACGCATCAACATTAGGTCCAATCTTATTAAAGTAAATTGATGTGTAATCAACAATTTTTTGTACATAAAGTTCAAGAGCAAAAATAGCATTTTCATTACCGTTTTCAGCAGCACTTCTAACATCACGCATATCACTTGATACACCAGAAACACCAAGAAGTCCAGATTGTTTATTTAACATGTTTGTAAATTCACTAATATTTACATTCATTTCTTTCATTAAAAATTCATGAATTGATGGATCAATATCACCACTTCTAGTACCCATCATAATTCCAGCAAGAGGTGTAAGTCCCATTGATGTATCGAAAGATTTTGAGTCTTTTACAGCACATAATGATGCTCCATTACCAATATGTAAGTTGACGAAGTTAACTGATTTTTTACCAAGAATCTCTTGAAGTTTGTCAGTTATATATCTGTGCGAAATACCATGTGCACCATATTTTTTAATTCCATATTTTTCACTAATTTCTCTTGGAATAGGATAAGTTGAATTTACTTTATTAATTGTTGTATGGAAAGCGGTATCAAAATTTGCGCTTGCTTTAGCATGTGGAATTACTTCATTAAAAGCTCTAATAGCTTGAATAGCTCCTGGGTTGTGTAATGGTGCATAAATTGAAACTTCATCAATTAATTGAATTTCTTTTTCAGTTAATTTTGAAGCTTTATCAAAGTATGGTCCACCTTGGACAATTCTATATCCAATGTATTCTATTTCTTTAACATCGTTAATAATCTTTAACTCATTTAACATTTCCAAAATGTGTTGAGCTGCAACATGGTGGTTTGGTAAAGCTAATTCTTTTTCATGTTTTCCATTGAATTTAATTGTTATATTACCCATTGGAAGAATAATTCTTTCAGCAATACCTGTAGCAACAACTTCAAAATTCTCTTTGTTAAAAAGAGTTAATTTAATTGAGCTACTTCCTGCATTAATTACCAAAATTTTAGACATTGATTAAACTCCTTCTGATTGTAAAACTGTAATTAAAACAGTATTTAAAACATCTTCAACTGTACTTCCTCTCGAAAGGTCATTTACTGGTTTGTTTGTACCGACTACTACTGGTCCAATTGCACCATAGCCTCCAAGACGTTGAACTAATTTATATCCAATATTTCCAGCACCTAAATCTGGGAAAACTAAAACATTGGCTCTTTCGCTATAAGATTCTCTAGAATATTTTGCTTTTCTAATTTCAGAAACTAAAGCTGCATCGAGTTGTATTTCACCAATAGCTTTAACGCCTTTATAATTTTCGTTAAATAAATCAGTTGCATTTCTTACCATGACTGTTTCATCAGTTTTGGCAGAACCATCTGTTGAAAAGCTTAAAAACGCAACTCTAGGATCAAATCCCATTTGTTTAGCAAAATCAGCTGCATTAAGTCCAATTTCACTAAGTTGTTCTTGATTAGGTTTTGGGTTTACTGAAATGTCACTAAAGATTAATGTATCCTCATCTTTATGCATAATCATAACTGAACTAATTGTCTTGATTCCAGGTTTTGGTCCAATAGTTTTAAATGCTGCTCTTAAAATGTCTGCTGTTGAATAATTCAATCCACCAACAACTCCATCAATTTTTCCTTGAGCTAAAAGCATCATTGCATAAAATGGACGCGAACTAAGTGCTTTGATTGCTTGTTCTTCAGTTTCTTTACCTTTTCTTAAAACTACATAATCTTTAACCATTTGTTCAATTACATTTTTATCACTGTTCATGTTTAAAAAATGTAAATTATCAACTGGTTCATGATCTTTCTCAACTAATAAAGTCACTTCAATATTTTTGTATTTTTTAGAAAGTGATTTAGCCGCTTCAATGCTTCTATTATCATCACCATCAATCAATACAATTTTTTTAGTTGTATTGATTTCTTTTATTTTTTTGTCTAATAAATCAATAAATTTCATATCACTCCTATTGTTATTCTTTTATATTCTACTATTTTTTATTTATTTTAAAAAAGAATGGTATTTTTGAAACTTTTTTTGCAATATAAAATTGATGTTTTATAATGAATACAAACAAAAAAAGAGTCCTAAGACTCTTAATTGATGTTTTCATTATTTTGGTTGATTGCATTAAATTGGGTTTTAAACTGAGCTTCATCAATTTGTTTATTGATTCTAGAAACAAGCATAAATCCTCCAACTAAATCAACAATGCCAATAAAGAAACCAACTAAAAGCAAGATAAATGAAGTATTGTCAATCTTGTAAGACTTCACACAAACAATAATGTGAATGATGAATGCTGCAATAGCAATGAAAAATAAAGCAAAACCAAAAGTAAGTAATAAAATTGCTGCAGAAAATAGTCCATAAGCATTTGGATCTGAAGGTTTATCGGCAACGGCATTAGAAAGTGTTAAAAGGAATGAAGGACCTAAAAGCACAAAGAATATAATACTTGCAAAAATTAAAATAAATTTTAACACTAGCAATGTTATGGCTAGACTTTTTGCTTTTTTAAGTTCTTGGATAGATTTATTTAAGTAAAAATTGTTCATAATATTCTCCAATAATTATTTTTATAAAATTATACTATATTAAATTTTATACTACATACTACAATTTATTTAACAAGTCGCTGATTGCTTTAGCAGCAATTGAACCATCGCTAGCTGCAGTTACAATTTGACGTATTTTTTTGTCAATTATATCCCCAGCAGCAAAAATACCTGGAATTTTTGTTTGCATGTGTTCATCAGTTTTAATAAATCCATTTTCTTCAACAATACCTAAATCTTTAATAAATTCATTGCTTGCTACCATGCCGATGTATGGAAATAATGATGAAACTTTAATTTCTTTTTCAACTCCATTGTCAACAATGATTGCACTTTCAAGCGAATTTTGTCCATTAATTTCCTTAATAGTAGAATTATATAAAATCTTTACATTAGATTTTAATTCTAAGTCTGCAATTAGATGTTTTTCAGCTGTAAGATGATCGATATTTGTTATTAAAGTAACCTCTGAAGCAATGTTAGATAAATAAGCAGCTTCTTCTACAGCACTATTACCACCACCAAGGATTAATGAAGGATTTTTTCCAAATAACGGACCATCACAAATTGCACAATAACTAACACCGCGGTTTTCAAATTTCTCTATATTCTTGATAAAAGTTGGAACTTTATTTTTCATACCACTTGCAATTAAAACAGTTTTTGATTTGATTATTTCTCCGCTAGCTAAAACTACTTCTTTATCCAAATCTGAAATATTGTTTATTTTAACAACTTCACCGTATTTGTATAATGCTCCATATTTTTTAGCATGTTCAAAAAATTTAGTTCCTAATTCTCAACCTTCAATTAATTCAGTACCAATTCAATTTTCAACTTTTGAAGTTAGTGAAACCTTTCCACCAGGCGCACTTTTTTCAATAAAAATAACACTTAAATTTGCTCTTGAAGCATAGAGAGCTGCATTAAGTCCTGCGGGGCCAGCTCCAATAATAGCTAAATCATAAATATTTTTGTCCATAAAACCTCTCAATAAAATTATTTTTGTTAATTATACTATAAAAATATTAAAAAGTTGTTTTTTGATTGAATATTTATTAAAAAATTAACTTTTTAATAGTTTGAAATTATGATTAAAATTCATATTAAAAAAATAAGTGTTTATTTCACAATTTATGAAACGAAGCACTTATTTTTTATTTTTTATTGAAGTCAACAACTTTTGTAAACATTGAATAATCGTCTTTTTCAATGTGGTGTGAAATCATAATTATTGTTTTATCTAACTTAAATAGCTTATTCATAATCTCATCACGATTTTTCTTATCCAAGTTGCTTAAACTTTCATCTAATATCATAATTTCTTTGTCAACATAAAAACTATTTAAAAGATTAATTCTTTGCTGCTCACCAGTTGAATAATTTTTATTTTCTTCAATTTGATCATTAATAAAGTTTACATTAAATAATTCTTGTAATTCTTTACTTCTGCTTTGATTTTCACTTAGATTAACATTTAAAGTATTTTTACTTTCGACACTGCAATAGTTGAATAAGCTACTTAAGGAATCGTTTTTCTCAACCTTAGTATCATTAACTAAAATGTCGCCTTCAAAATTATCATATAAGTTTAACATAAGTTTTGCTAAAGTACTTTTTCCACATCCGCTTTTTCCGAGTAACAATACTTTATCGCCCTTATTTATAGTTAAATTAAAGTTTTCAAAAACTTTTTTATCATCAAAACTTAAATTAATGTTTTTTAATTCTATTTTTTCAAATTTCTTAAAACTTAAATTATTTGGAACCTTAAATGTTGATAGAAATTTTTTAACTTTGTTTCACAAAGAAATTAATTGGAAGTATCCACCAAAAACTTGAACTGTGAAACTTAATCTCATAGCAAGTGTAGCAAAGTGAACAATAGAAAGGATTAATAGTTCAATACCAATTTTTCCACTTCTGTATAAAAAGAATGCAC is a window from the Mycoplasma anserisalpingitidis genome containing:
- a CDS encoding MAG1430 family protein; its protein translation is MKTKLKNIILGASLVVSVGTSVALLSAKAVNNKNNTENQNIVPIKRTGLSFNLAELELNVKDEILKTKYASDFSDSYPRLFKNDVSAFYELKYKNYWENQFKLKDTNDFTDKNFSLITKKLRNINELYLDYNVTFYSYANDFTGELFLKIILVDKEDQKLYNDKKLESSKIRRFEHLYKVSGFKKLEKEENSNYYKFYPHSGSISKIKIKDYIKSYETVEKFKQTISDSYKSEKAQTLNSLLLDAVKYTNSTNVDYSSVRLQLNVNENDPDLVSLNIPVYSKVYEANEEELSKINEKVNVANNIQVEMFYLDFLYANEIYDLLTVTQKDGSHIYGLTIDEISKGYDEQTMNYNNLKIDVVKTPGTSDEKHKENQAKLEKLLEKFDIQFYPPVRNVETNCLEIQYKLIPHRTLFNKENSLIEFDFTSKFITPSNTNDKKGFSLESFKTESNSDENNTNSEENDNSQE
- the pyk gene encoding pyruvate kinase, giving the protein MNLINKRSKLVATIGPSSDNYDTLRSLIENGVTTVRANFSHGDHSEQLNKFVLGQQISKDLRIPVSLMLDTKGPEIRVGKMKDGVQQIKAGTELLIWTTEDKYKNFEGTDTEITVAYDMSADLIVGNQVLLDDGKLSTVVTEVGKGYVKAKAENSHKLKTNKRINLPGVDFTLPFLAQKDIDDVIFGIKSGINYVAASFVNSAKNVRELRELLNANGGEHVQIISKIESHLGVTNIDEIIAESDGIMVARGDLGLEIPYYDVPYFQKVMIRKCREAGKPVIVATQMLDSMENNPHPTRAEVTDVYLATELGADSTMLSGESANGKFPLEAVKVMSAINRRAEKEFYSKNYYDVQLEEVRKNSDPENPRSLIAYEVANRVRRGDYKYAIVLSRTGQLLKEVAKFRPNTAIIGIVNDEKMINAFGATSSVFTSVDSLRLFNEIKNNHASAIEALEPYEPQPGDKYLVVENHSITEHVVK
- the coaD gene encoding pantetheine-phosphate adenylyltransferase; protein product: MNKKYAIYPGSFDPWHKGHMEILKKALKIFDAIFIIVSINPDKDNQSNIDKRFNDVKEKVKDLDNVEVLINKSGFIADIARELKVNFIIRSARNNTDFNYELELAAGNKTLNNELETILIMPNYEDINYSSTLERHKEKLKNV
- the hpt gene encoding hypoxanthine phosphoribosyltransferase, giving the protein MTLVDKRIKKVLYSQVEIEQKIVELADWVNEEFKDSKNLIIVCLLKGAMPFMAQLIKSVSVDHSIDFMITSSYAGSHASSGSVKIIMDLANDIENKDVLVVEDIIDSGITLDKIKDILQTRKPNKLKILTFLDKPYNRKVQLNADKFGFLVPNEFLVGFGLDYKEKMRNLPYIGIFDEKFLEK
- a CDS encoding ribonuclease J — encoded protein: MNPTRIIPLGGVQEIGKATLLIEQDDHIFLIDAGIKFADTFTTGIKGIIPNYSYLNLPNKKVEALFITHGHEDHIGGVIYLVKQTKLKKIFAPKIAISYLKLKFEEHKITRKIEFFEIDKNDTYKFPKGVVVDFWTAQHSIPDAFGVRITTPHGKIMCTGDFRFDYTPIGNYTDFARLDEIGKQGLTALLSDSTNAMRPFHSPSEKDILVDIKKHMENAKRKIIITAFASNLTRVKVIIELAAQLDKKIVTFGRSMIQGIKIGRKLGYIDVPSDIFIDKKQLSSIDDSKLVVLTTGSQGEQLAALSRMSYGKHPSIKISKGDTVIFSSSPIPGNRMVIELLINRLYKLGATIKENGTDGYLHTSGHAYRHEHDKIFQLTKPKYFIPYHGEYRMSIVHGQSGVENGVDPNNIIIPEAGRVYEMKDEVITPTNEMIDYGPIYIDGTSILNTNAALIKERAKLGTSGFVSTILTINKKTNSIIGKPQIISRGAFFVKNSTKLIEETKRIVHGSILHCIRNNSNWTIPELKQLIIDRLSTLYHKERRRVPLIIPIFNIIDTDEAKDKNNKNKKDKKLKVTFESDQKTNTQQQKRSGVAQAEKIVEELRKGINKKVKETEEHMYNEMSEDEEL
- the yihA gene encoding ribosome biogenesis GTP-binding protein YihA/YsxC gives rise to the protein MFKFIKSSSNKSNWLVHSGVEICFWGRSNVGKSSLINSITNISNLARVSKTPGRTQLLNYFADENKVIVDLPGYGYAKMSTRENDKMNLMIQEYLENSTNLRHIFLLLDSRRGITELDSQVISYIKALQKPITFVFTKLDKLNQSEKSKLLRLIKEIESEWFEFDYVLVSTLKKTNIDKLKDKIEYIFKGE
- a CDS encoding DNA gyrase/topoisomerase IV subunit B, producing MEQNKQQYDANSLQQLEGLEHIRLRPGMYIGSTSETGLHHLVWEILDNSVDEHLAGFCDKINILITKENHIIVTDNGRGIPADINQQSGLSGIELVLTKTNAGGKFNKDSYAFSGGLHGVGSSAVNALSKLMIATVKRDGNVYQAKFVNGGHIEEKTHIIGNCPLDETGTTIEFFPDYTIMERKPFNKEKIVDRAKQIAHLNKGLYISIEDQRDNSFTEFKFDNGIIDYVVELNEGYPLLHDQILYVSEEYVSNKNDGEFESDARIKVEVAMQYVKEYSSVPKVFSYVNNIFTSEGGHHQQGFLFALEKTINNYALRNKLIKNENERFNKDDLTQGLSAVISIRHSNPQFEGQTKAKLGSKDARIATNKVVSEYLERVLNEDPVIAQAIINMAKAARKNRLDTAAFAESNKRKTAFDNAGLPGKLADCSSKNAEISELFIVEGNSAGGSAKMGRDRKTQAILPLRGKILNVEKARAHEIFKNEEILNLIQAIGTGVGENYNINKLRYHKIVIMTDADVDGAHIRTLLLTFFFNYFRELIEYGFIYIAQPPLYKIQQNKTVEYAYNDEQKDAILAKLNPNQKINIQRYKGLGEMDPEQLWDTTMNPETRNMLQVQINDVIETKKYFNTLMGEEVEPRREFIKENARFVKNLDI